In Mycobacterium sp. Aquia_216, a genomic segment contains:
- a CDS encoding ESX secretion-associated protein EspG encodes MLTTSLDGLWVLQVLTGIEVLAPEMGLRPHLPSVEPKHKALAHPVTVELRAAGAIDETDSVDGAIVEWLTVLSRRDVGLMIHFRLAENGEPARAMLARFAQWWVAIERSGDLVRIGGVGISSSEGAASSVINAQIERLCGASDPAPLRPVTLDADAMRAAATDLKALHEFLGKQGLDADQVHMLKLANDPDRSAQASIIAIQSGVDNGQPTRTHIDHGAVTIIDTPEGRLVAEHVPSAGKKWMIVAPGTKTNIGSAINQMVRRLPADQEWFSYRKVV; translated from the coding sequence GTGTTGACCACCTCATTGGATGGCTTGTGGGTCCTTCAGGTACTCACCGGCATCGAGGTCCTGGCTCCCGAAATGGGGCTGCGGCCACATTTGCCCAGCGTTGAGCCCAAGCACAAGGCGCTGGCACATCCGGTGACGGTCGAACTACGGGCCGCCGGGGCGATCGACGAAACGGACTCCGTCGACGGCGCGATCGTCGAGTGGCTGACGGTGCTATCCCGCCGAGACGTAGGGCTGATGATCCACTTCCGCTTGGCCGAGAACGGTGAACCGGCGCGGGCCATGCTGGCCCGGTTCGCGCAGTGGTGGGTCGCGATCGAACGATCCGGAGACCTGGTCCGGATCGGCGGAGTGGGAATCTCGAGCAGCGAGGGCGCGGCCAGCTCGGTGATCAACGCCCAGATCGAACGGTTATGCGGCGCAAGCGATCCCGCGCCGTTGCGTCCCGTCACACTGGACGCGGATGCCATGCGTGCGGCCGCCACCGATCTGAAAGCTCTGCACGAATTCCTGGGCAAGCAAGGACTCGATGCCGATCAGGTGCACATGCTGAAACTGGCCAACGATCCCGACCGATCGGCCCAGGCCTCGATCATCGCGATCCAGTCCGGGGTGGACAACGGCCAGCCCACCCGGACCCACATCGACCACGGCGCGGTGACGATCATCGATACGCCGGAAGGACGCCTGGTCGCCGAACACGTCCCTTCCGCCGGCAAGAAATGGATGATCGTCGCCCCGGGGACCAAGACGAACATCGGTTCGGCGATCAACCAGATGGTGCGGCGGCTACCCGCAGACCAGGAATGGTTTTCCTACCGAAAAGTCGTGTAG
- a CDS encoding WXG100 family type VII secretion target — protein sequence MSDQITYNHAAVSGLTGDIATQAAQLMEIHDDVLHITQSLTEFFQGHGATAFFDAQQQMLHGLQDMIQTVSLHGHTVNTVHDNVLTTDQNIGTFFV from the coding sequence ATGTCAGACCAGATCACTTACAACCACGCAGCGGTCAGCGGCCTCACCGGTGACATCGCAACTCAAGCGGCGCAGCTGATGGAAATTCACGATGACGTTCTCCACATCACCCAGTCGTTGACCGAGTTCTTTCAGGGCCACGGCGCTACGGCATTCTTCGACGCCCAACAGCAAATGCTGCACGGGCTGCAGGACATGATTCAGACGGTCAGCCTGCATGGACACACAGTGAACACGGTGCACGACAACGTACTAACGACTGACCAGAACATAGGTACCTTCTTCGTCTAG
- a CDS encoding WXG100 family type VII secretion target gives MPSSIVVTPELLRSSQQRIEARLQEAAAIANQYLSGHENIVSAAGWTGQAGSTSLNTAGQIQHDLQQIMTGGNRLAHGLGQTATLMEHHEADSAHSLNGVFGGGGVQST, from the coding sequence ATGCCAAGCTCAATCGTTGTCACGCCCGAACTGCTCCGCAGTTCACAGCAACGCATCGAAGCGCGATTGCAAGAGGCGGCCGCAATCGCCAATCAATACCTGAGCGGCCACGAGAACATCGTCAGTGCCGCCGGGTGGACAGGTCAGGCCGGGTCGACGTCGCTGAACACGGCTGGCCAAATTCAGCATGACCTGCAGCAGATCATGACCGGCGGCAACCGGTTGGCGCACGGTCTGGGCCAGACGGCGACGCTGATGGAACACCACGAAGCGGATTCGGCCCACAGCCTCAATGGCGTTTTCGGCGGCGGCGGCGTCCAGTCGACCTAG
- a CDS encoding pullulanase, with amino-acid sequence MDYCIGSDDGAAIWHGQPDLDLDHDGRLESIGLDFDHDGMRDDALGDFDGDGFADHAVLDLDNDGTPEAYFTDDGSGTWAVAADRAGGLRWYGLDGAEHTGGPLVDFDGRGQPDDRLVDVDGNGVADRVLCAEEGGLTGYVDTDGDGRWDVRLSDTDGDGSADGASGL; translated from the coding sequence ATGGACTACTGCATCGGCTCTGACGACGGCGCGGCCATCTGGCACGGCCAACCTGACCTTGATCTCGACCACGACGGCCGCCTCGAATCGATCGGGCTCGATTTCGATCACGACGGAATGCGTGACGATGCACTCGGCGACTTCGACGGCGACGGGTTCGCCGATCACGCCGTGCTCGACCTCGACAACGACGGCACGCCCGAGGCGTACTTCACCGACGACGGGTCAGGGACCTGGGCGGTAGCCGCCGACCGGGCCGGGGGACTGCGCTGGTACGGGCTCGACGGTGCCGAGCACACCGGCGGCCCGTTAGTCGACTTCGACGGCCGCGGCCAGCCGGATGATCGACTGGTGGACGTCGACGGCAACGGAGTCGCCGACCGGGTGCTGTGCGCAGAAGAGGGCGGCCTGACCGGCTATGTGGACACCGACGGCGACGGCCGCTGGGACGTTCGATTGTCCGACACCGACGGTGACGGCTCGGCTGACGGCGCCAGCGGCCTTTGA
- a CDS encoding serine/threonine-protein kinase translates to MPLSEGAQFAGYTVVQLLGAGGMGEVYLVRHPRLPRFEALKILAAEVSADPDYQQRFNREAELAAGLWHPHIVGVQDRGEFEGQLWIAMDYVDGLDVGALMDQDYPGGMPAEKVAAIVTAVGAALDHAHHRGMLHRDVKPGNIMISRPDDGSPPRILLCDFGIARPVDDATGLTATNMTVGTVYYCAPEQLSGRPLDGRADQYALAATAYYLLTGAKLFPHVSPVAVINAHLTLPAPLLGGLRPDLASANPVLARALAKNPAERYDRCSDFATALTEHLPNVDPGRTPPFTQPRPLLASEQTVPVAAAATEAIRPIAPPRSGYRPPASTGYPGPPMPPPPRSAPPWPNVGTNPPRSRKRVVLLSLSLLAILALVAAVGIVATSKIMSGDATKRAEQDREAARLAGQHYLEALAVGDARTALSLGPDQQATPELLTDKVLRAQLATTPITDIKVTNDPTQEPTTPPDAQRLVLAAKFGVTPTQVVIWAHKKDGQWKLDATTAAIAIDKPPNADEAMKTLAVYGVGTHGASPISVFPGVIQAGSVNRYIDITAPSKAVLLEALTAPATNRPSLQPTVALNDAGRQASLAAVDTELRYCFKGVAKPPECCPKDGCPPQPAPPPGVDPDSVKLETLENTQDVTYDLDPNALTVHLSGTFNYKAELMQYSKPTTYRDAMRVQDSHVDLTKDPPVWFRAPG, encoded by the coding sequence ATGCCGTTAAGCGAAGGGGCGCAGTTCGCGGGATACACCGTGGTGCAACTTTTGGGCGCTGGCGGTATGGGTGAGGTGTACTTGGTGCGTCACCCGCGGCTACCCCGCTTCGAGGCCTTGAAGATATTGGCTGCAGAGGTGTCGGCGGATCCCGATTACCAGCAACGATTTAACCGCGAGGCCGAACTGGCCGCCGGGCTGTGGCACCCACACATCGTCGGCGTGCAGGATCGTGGCGAGTTCGAAGGCCAGCTGTGGATCGCCATGGACTACGTCGACGGTCTTGATGTGGGCGCGCTGATGGACCAGGACTACCCCGGCGGCATGCCGGCCGAGAAAGTGGCGGCGATCGTAACCGCCGTCGGCGCCGCGCTGGATCATGCGCATCACCGCGGGATGCTGCACCGGGACGTCAAACCGGGCAATATCATGATCAGTCGTCCCGATGACGGCAGCCCGCCGCGAATCCTGTTGTGTGACTTTGGCATTGCCCGCCCCGTTGATGACGCAACCGGTCTGACCGCGACCAATATGACGGTGGGCACCGTCTATTACTGTGCCCCCGAACAGTTGTCCGGCCGGCCGCTGGACGGGCGCGCGGACCAGTACGCGCTGGCAGCGACCGCCTACTATTTGCTCACCGGGGCCAAGCTGTTTCCTCATGTCAGCCCGGTGGCGGTGATCAACGCTCACCTCACGTTGCCGGCGCCGCTATTGGGTGGGTTGCGGCCCGATCTGGCCAGCGCCAATCCGGTCCTCGCGCGGGCGCTGGCCAAGAATCCGGCCGAGCGGTACGACCGCTGTAGCGATTTCGCGACCGCGCTGACCGAGCACCTGCCGAACGTCGACCCCGGGCGCACGCCACCCTTCACCCAGCCGCGCCCGCTCCTGGCATCCGAACAAACCGTGCCAGTCGCCGCGGCCGCTACCGAGGCCATCCGCCCAATCGCGCCGCCCCGCAGTGGGTACCGACCGCCCGCCTCCACCGGATACCCGGGTCCACCGATGCCACCGCCCCCGCGGAGCGCACCGCCCTGGCCGAATGTCGGTACCAATCCACCGCGCAGCCGCAAACGCGTTGTGCTACTGAGCCTTTCACTGCTCGCGATACTGGCCTTGGTCGCAGCGGTGGGGATCGTTGCGACAAGCAAAATCATGAGCGGCGACGCCACGAAGCGGGCCGAGCAAGATCGGGAGGCCGCCAGGCTGGCCGGGCAGCATTACTTGGAGGCGCTCGCGGTCGGTGATGCCCGCACCGCGCTGTCGCTGGGGCCAGACCAGCAGGCGACACCCGAGTTGCTCACCGACAAGGTGCTGCGGGCACAGCTCGCCACCACACCTATCACCGACATCAAGGTCACCAACGACCCGACGCAGGAGCCGACCACCCCACCCGACGCCCAGCGTCTCGTCCTGGCCGCGAAATTCGGCGTCACGCCCACCCAGGTAGTGATCTGGGCACACAAAAAAGATGGTCAGTGGAAGCTCGATGCCACCACGGCCGCCATCGCTATCGACAAACCGCCCAATGCGGACGAAGCAATGAAAACCCTTGCGGTGTATGGAGTGGGGACGCACGGCGCCAGTCCAATTTCGGTTTTTCCCGGTGTCATTCAGGCCGGATCGGTCAATCGCTACATCGATATCACCGCACCATCGAAAGCGGTGCTGCTCGAGGCGCTTACTGCCCCCGCGACCAATCGGCCGAGTCTCCAACCGACCGTCGCACTCAATGATGCTGGGCGCCAGGCCTCCCTGGCGGCCGTCGACACAGAACTCCGCTACTGCTTCAAAGGGGTAGCCAAGCCGCCGGAGTGTTGCCCCAAAGACGGGTGCCCACCTCAACCGGCCCCACCCCCCGGAGTGGACCCTGACAGTGTGAAACTTGAGACTCTCGAAAACACCCAAGACGTGACTTACGACTTGGACCCCAACGCCCTGACAGTTCATCTCTCTGGAACCTTCAACTACAAGGCCGAGTTGATGCAGTACTCCAAACCGACGACTTATCGGGATGCCATGCGCGTCCAAGACAGCCATGTCGACCTGACCAAAGATCCGCCGGTTTGGTTTCGCGCACCGGGCTGA
- a CDS encoding serine/threonine-protein kinase: MPLGEGAQFAGYTVGRLLGIGGMGEVYAVRHPRLPRLEALKILRADVSADPDYQQRFNREAELAGGLWHPHIVGVHDRGEFEGQLWIAMDYVNGPDTRALMDRQYSRGMPPGEVVAIVTAVGAALDYAHHRGLLHRDVKPGNIMISRPDDGSPPRILLSDFGIARPVDDNTGLTVTNATVGTVDYCAPEQLLGSPLDGRADQYALAATAYYLLTGAKLFANASPVAVISAHLTAPPPLPGMLRPDLAATDRIFARALAKNPAERFDRCSDFAAALAGQLHASTAELTRPAPAPPPRYAPPGPPRPVAPGPPPSGVQRRKLGRRRGVRIAALLTAGITVVAVVALMVIPRLTDHGRHAATQLGPQQQEAARLAGQHYLEALARGDAAAALALSVNPPATTQFATVDVLRAQLAAMPISAITATQAPVPAGDDPQQVQYLMLSARFGPTLSQARVAVRRDSDEWKLDTATVAVDIGPPGSTDASLKAVALWGVATDGASPVAVFPGALSVSSSNRFVDISAQTPPVLLDALGGATDRPTIKPAAALNDVGRQAAKTAIDNWVHYCYRGAEPPPDCPRLSPDNPTIDISASPGDFTKTTLNFDAAKMVVSIGGSLVYQGHAAGVPDYTVTLNWVGTVDLTKDPPVFTRTAGR, encoded by the coding sequence ATGCCGTTAGGCGAGGGGGCGCAGTTCGCCGGCTACACCGTGGGGCGGCTGCTCGGAATTGGTGGCATGGGTGAGGTCTACGCGGTACGCCATCCCCGGCTGCCCCGTCTCGAAGCGCTGAAAATCCTGCGCGCCGATGTGTCGGCGGATCCCGACTACCAGCAACGCTTCAACCGCGAGGCCGAACTGGCGGGCGGCCTGTGGCACCCCCATATTGTCGGCGTGCACGACCGCGGCGAGTTCGAGGGCCAGTTGTGGATCGCCATGGACTATGTCAACGGGCCCGATACCCGCGCGCTGATGGACCGGCAGTACTCGCGCGGGATGCCCCCGGGCGAAGTGGTGGCGATTGTGACCGCCGTCGGCGCGGCGCTGGATTACGCCCATCACCGCGGCTTGCTGCACCGTGACGTGAAACCGGGCAATATCATGATCAGTCGACCCGATGACGGCAGCCCACCACGAATCCTGTTGAGCGACTTCGGTATTGCCCGCCCTGTCGATGACAACACGGGCTTGACGGTGACCAATGCGACGGTCGGCACCGTCGACTACTGTGCGCCCGAACAGCTGTTGGGCAGCCCCCTCGATGGGCGCGCGGATCAGTACGCGCTGGCCGCTACCGCTTATTACCTGCTGACCGGCGCCAAGCTGTTTGCCAACGCCAGCCCGGTCGCGGTGATCAGCGCGCACCTGACAGCGCCGCCGCCACTGCCCGGCATGCTGCGTCCGGACCTGGCCGCCACCGACCGGATATTCGCCCGCGCGCTGGCGAAAAACCCCGCCGAGCGGTTCGACCGCTGCAGCGACTTCGCCGCAGCCCTGGCCGGCCAACTGCATGCGTCAACTGCCGAACTCACTCGGCCCGCCCCGGCGCCTCCGCCCAGGTACGCGCCGCCCGGGCCGCCACGACCAGTCGCACCGGGCCCACCGCCCAGCGGCGTCCAACGGCGTAAGCTCGGCCGCCGGCGCGGAGTGCGAATCGCTGCCTTGCTTACGGCAGGGATCACCGTTGTGGCCGTCGTCGCCCTCATGGTGATCCCTCGACTGACCGACCACGGTCGTCACGCCGCTACCCAGCTAGGCCCGCAGCAGCAAGAAGCGGCCCGGCTCGCCGGGCAGCACTACCTGGAGGCGCTTGCTCGCGGCGACGCCGCGGCCGCGCTCGCGCTGAGTGTAAATCCGCCGGCGACAACGCAATTCGCGACCGTAGACGTGCTACGTGCCCAGCTCGCCGCGATGCCGATCAGCGCTATCACCGCGACCCAGGCCCCGGTGCCCGCCGGCGACGACCCGCAGCAAGTGCAGTATCTGATGCTGTCCGCCAGGTTCGGCCCGACGCTGTCACAGGCCCGCGTCGCCGTGCGCCGCGATAGCGACGAATGGAAACTCGACACCGCGACGGTCGCTGTCGACATCGGACCACCGGGCAGCACCGACGCATCGCTGAAAGCGGTTGCGCTGTGGGGTGTTGCCACCGACGGGGCATCGCCGGTCGCGGTCTTCCCGGGCGCACTGTCCGTCTCGTCCAGTAACCGCTTCGTCGACATCTCCGCGCAGACTCCGCCGGTGTTGCTCGACGCGCTCGGCGGCGCCACCGACCGACCCACCATCAAGCCGGCAGCGGCGCTCAACGATGTGGGCCGCCAAGCGGCCAAGACGGCCATCGACAACTGGGTGCATTACTGCTACCGCGGAGCGGAGCCGCCACCCGACTGCCCCCGACTCAGCCCGGACAATCCCACGATCGACATCTCGGCCAGCCCCGGTGATTTCACCAAAACAACCCTCAACTTTGACGCCGCCAAGATGGTGGTCTCGATCGGTGGCAGCCTCGTCTATCAGGGCCATGCCGCCGGTGTCCCTGACTACACGGTGACCCTGAACTGGGTCGGCACCGTGGATCTGACCAAGGATCCCCCGGTATTCACCCGCACGGCCGGCCGTTGA
- a CDS encoding CCA tRNA nucleotidyltransferase codes for MSEAAAEVELLTSAAKALNQHAALLSGLGSRFEAAGHDLYLVGGSVRDALLGRLSPDLDFTTDAHPEQVQRIVRGWADAVWDTGIEFGTVGVGKDEHRLEITTFRADTYDQVSRNPEVQFGDRLDDDLVRRDFTVNAMAVRITSSGPGEFLDPLGGLAALRARVLDTPAAPAVSFGDDPLRMLRAARFVSQLGFSVAPRVRTAIEEMAPQLGRISAERVAAELDKLLLGADPVAGVDLLVQTGMGEVVLPEVGAMQMAIDEHHQHKDVYQHSLTVLRQAVALEDPPPEGGPDLVLRWAALLHDIGKPATRRHEDNGGVSFHHHEVVGAKMTRKRLRALKYSKQMVDDISQLVYLHLRFHGYGDGKWTDSAVRRYVTDAGPLLARLHKLVRADCTTRNKRRAARLQANYDRLEARIAELAAQEDLARVRPDLDGNRIMELLDIPAGPQVGEAWRFLKELRLDRGPLTDEEATAELLAWWQSRGTG; via the coding sequence GTGTCTGAAGCCGCCGCCGAAGTGGAGCTGCTGACGTCGGCTGCGAAGGCCCTGAATCAGCATGCCGCGCTGCTGAGCGGACTGGGCTCCCGGTTCGAGGCCGCGGGACACGACTTGTATCTGGTCGGCGGTTCGGTGCGTGACGCGCTGCTGGGCAGGTTGAGTCCCGATCTGGACTTCACCACCGACGCGCACCCCGAGCAGGTGCAGCGGATCGTGCGGGGGTGGGCCGACGCGGTCTGGGATACCGGGATCGAATTCGGCACCGTGGGCGTCGGCAAGGACGAGCACCGCCTGGAGATCACCACGTTCCGGGCCGACACCTACGACCAGGTGTCGCGCAATCCCGAGGTGCAATTCGGCGATCGTCTCGACGACGACTTGGTGCGCCGGGATTTCACCGTGAACGCGATGGCCGTGCGCATCACGTCGAGCGGGCCGGGCGAGTTCCTGGATCCCCTGGGCGGTTTGGCGGCGCTGCGGGCCCGGGTGCTGGATACCCCGGCGGCGCCCGCGGTGTCCTTCGGCGACGACCCGCTGCGGATGCTGCGCGCCGCCCGGTTCGTCTCGCAACTCGGGTTCAGCGTGGCCCCGCGGGTGCGGACGGCGATCGAGGAGATGGCCCCGCAGCTGGGCCGCATCAGTGCCGAACGGGTGGCCGCCGAGCTGGACAAGCTGCTGTTGGGCGCCGACCCGGTGGCCGGCGTCGACCTACTGGTGCAGACCGGGATGGGTGAGGTCGTGCTGCCCGAAGTCGGCGCGATGCAGATGGCCATCGACGAACACCACCAGCACAAGGACGTCTACCAGCATTCGCTGACCGTGCTGCGCCAAGCCGTCGCCTTGGAAGACCCCCCGCCCGAGGGAGGCCCGGATCTGGTGCTGCGCTGGGCGGCGCTGCTGCACGACATCGGCAAGCCCGCCACCAGACGCCACGAAGACAACGGCGGCGTGAGCTTTCACCACCACGAGGTGGTCGGCGCCAAGATGACTCGCAAGCGGCTGCGGGCGCTCAAGTACTCCAAGCAGATGGTCGACGACATCTCCCAGCTGGTGTATCTGCATCTGCGGTTCCACGGCTACGGCGACGGGAAGTGGACCGATTCCGCGGTGCGCCGCTACGTCACCGACGCCGGGCCGTTGCTCGCGCGGCTGCACAAGCTGGTGCGCGCCGACTGCACGACCCGCAACAAACGCCGAGCCGCTCGGCTGCAGGCCAACTACGACCGCCTCGAGGCGCGCATCGCCGAGCTGGCCGCTCAGGAGGATCTGGCGCGGGTGCGTCCCGATCTGGACGGCAACCGGATCATGGAGTTGCTCGACATCCCGGCGGGGCCGCAGGTCGGTGAGGCGTGGCGGTTCTTGAAGGAGTTGCGGCTGGACCGGGGACCGTTGACCGACGAGGAGGCCACCGCCGAGCTACTGGCCTGGTGGCAATCCCGGGGGACCGGGTAA
- a CDS encoding NUDIX hydrolase, producing the protein MSDGEQAKPRRRRGRRRGRGGVGASENDADAKVTANAAAGNKRRPRAPRRMPERLRTVHETSAGGLVIDGIDGPRDGQVAALIGRVDRRGRMLWSLPKGHIELGETAEQTAIREVAEETGIRGSVLAALGRIDYWFVTDGRRVHKTVHHYLMRFSGGELSDEDLEVAEVAWVPMRELPSRLAYADERRLAEVANELIGKLQSDGPAALPPLPPSAPRRNPQTHSRTRHSDKPPGRKNGHGPGP; encoded by the coding sequence GTGTCGGATGGCGAACAAGCCAAACCACGTCGACGCCGGGGGCGCCGTCGGGGTCGTGGCGGTGTCGGTGCGTCCGAGAACGACGCCGACGCCAAAGTGACCGCCAACGCGGCGGCGGGCAACAAGCGCCGACCGCGCGCGCCGCGCCGGATGCCGGAGCGGTTGCGCACCGTGCACGAAACGTCCGCGGGCGGGCTGGTGATCGACGGCATCGACGGACCGCGCGACGGTCAGGTCGCGGCTTTGATCGGGCGCGTCGATCGGCGCGGGCGAATGCTGTGGTCGCTGCCCAAGGGGCACATCGAACTCGGCGAGACGGCCGAGCAGACCGCCATTCGCGAGGTTGCCGAGGAGACCGGAATTCGCGGCAGCGTGCTGGCCGCGCTGGGTCGCATCGACTACTGGTTCGTCACCGACGGTCGCCGGGTGCACAAGACGGTGCACCACTATCTGATGCGCTTCTCCGGCGGCGAGCTTTCCGACGAGGACCTCGAAGTCGCCGAGGTGGCCTGGGTGCCGATGCGGGAGCTGCCCTCCCGGCTGGCCTACGCCGACGAACGCCGCCTCGCCGAGGTCGCCAACGAGCTGATCGGGAAGCTGCAGAGCGACGGTCCCGCCGCGCTTCCACCGCTGCCCCCGAGCGCACCCCGGCGAAACCCGCAGACACATTCCCGAACCCGGCATTCCGACAAGCCCCCCGGTCGTAAGAACGGTCACGGGCCGGGGCCGTGA